The sequence TGGAAGTAAGGTATCGTTCTACTAGATGAAATTTCGAAAAGGAAGACTTTACGACGCGTTTTTCATTTCGGACATCCATTATCTTCTGAATAAGAAGATAAAATCCCACAAACACAAAGAGCTATTCCAGTTACTGGATCATTTGAACAAAAAGGAAGTCAGGTTTGATAATCTGTACCTGGTCGGTGACATTATTGAAAACTGGTTTTTCAGTGCGGATAGAAGGTTACAAAGAGTTAAAGGTAAAAAAAGATTTAATAAACTTTTTGACCGCCTAGATAGACTTTCTTCCGGTAATGGCAAAAAATATTATATTGTTGGAAACCACGACACCACTTCTTATCTGATGAGGCTGACCCCCAAGGTAGAACATTATCTGATAGAAAGAGGTTGGATTATTTGCGAGAAGGCAGAAAATGAAACTCTGATCGCCATCCATGGCCACCAAGGCCAATATAATAAATTTAGCTGGATGGGCTCTATTCTTGTCCTAAGGATCCTTCATGTATTCGCATCTGCGTTTCCGGCGATGTTCAAATTTTCCGAAAACTTCTACCATAAACATTTAAACAGACAAGATCCAAGCACCGTAGAAGAGACATTACACTATTATCAAAAGCTTTCCAAACTCACCCACCAAGATAGGAAGGTTTTAATCTCCGGTCATACCCACGACTTTTTATGTATCCCTAAAATGAATATTATCAATACAGGGGATTGGGTGAAGAGTAATAGTTTCGTAATCCAGGACGGTAAAAAATTTTCCGGAATTCGGATGACTGCCAGAAAAGAATTCAAGAAAGAATTCGTCTTACATGTTTGATTGTTTTCCGATATTGCCGTATCACGCAAATCTAATAATTCGGATCCCTAAAAACTAATTTGCAATTTCTTGCCTGTCGGCTATACTTCGGCGCATGTCCGAAGAACTATTGATAGAATATCTAAACTTGATAGATGAACACGCTTGGCTTTTCTGGTCGGGAGTCGTTTTTCTTTTTTTATTTTGCGTTTTTATCCATGATATATTCCAGAAAAAACACACGATCAAGCATAACTTTCCAATAGTAGGTCATATCAGATATCTATTCGAAAAAATAGGACCGGAACTCAGACAGTACTGGGTGGCAAACGATAAAGAGGAGATGCCTTTTAATAGGGCGGAAAGATCCTGGGTTTACGCCACTGCTAAGATGCAAAACAATAATTTCGGCTTTGGGACTACGGAGTTATTGTATGATGCAGGTTATCCTATCATCAAACATTCTACCTTCCCTTTTGCCGATAGCAAAGCTAAGTTTATAGAAGGTGACAGTTCTATGATCCCTTCTCTCAAAGTAATGGGAGAATTCAGGAAAAGAAAAAAATTATATAGACCTGCATCCGTCGTAAATATCTCCGCAATGTCCTATGGATCTTTAGGAGAAAGAGCGGTATCATCGCTGAACAAAGGAGCAAAGATCGCACGTTGTTATCATAATACTGGAGAAGGTGGACTTTCTC comes from Leptospira johnsonii and encodes:
- a CDS encoding UDP-2,3-diacylglucosamine diphosphatase produces the protein MKFRKGRLYDAFFISDIHYLLNKKIKSHKHKELFQLLDHLNKKEVRFDNLYLVGDIIENWFFSADRRLQRVKGKKRFNKLFDRLDRLSSGNGKKYYIVGNHDTTSYLMRLTPKVEHYLIERGWIICEKAENETLIAIHGHQGQYNKFSWMGSILVLRILHVFASAFPAMFKFSENFYHKHLNRQDPSTVEETLHYYQKLSKLTHQDRKVLISGHTHDFLCIPKMNIINTGDWVKSNSFVIQDGKKFSGIRMTARKEFKKEFVLHV